Proteins encoded in a region of the Acidobacteriota bacterium genome:
- a CDS encoding protein kinase produces MADLPSKIGPYPVEGELGRGGMGIVYLARDPRLERHVAIKALDDEVAADPERRARFEREARLLAALSHPNVAGIYGIEEHDGRICLVLEYVEGPTLSQRLEEGPLPIPEAIDVALQVAAGVAAAHEAGIVHRDLKPANVKLTPQGQVKVLDFGLAKSYAPEPTSGSDPSRSPTVAYDATRAGLVLGTAGYMSPEQARGRPLDRRTDLWAFGCILFEMLTGKQAFKGETISDTLAAVLRGDPEWEALPEQTPAALKRLLRRCLEKDPRRRLRDASDARIELEEALAEPPGTPVSGMTAAALAGKRWLSPRAAAGAAALLLTGAALGSAALFVLLERRSAKAAAVPVTSLSLEFPEDLRVGFSDGSPDGRALFMLASKREPGGGDGPRAMIYRRDLESYKVRALPGTEGARAFAVSRDGKWIYAALYASGDGAVGRLARLPADGSAPPVVFGTWEEGWRQVVALPGGDLLVLNQQGNEMARISSRDGRARKVALRMEGFRGFVQALRPLPREDRAFANLVVYAENGFRTDVGIVDLATGEMKALLEDGGNPRYLPETGQLLFSRRETLLAVPFDPVALTVTGTPVALLDGMRTEATWTPAAFFVGADGTLFYVSGGRAGTRRGLVLLDEAGHATPWSAERRSLQGALAISPDGETLAVTVTNAENIDETFLADRTRRSLRRFMAIPGADVDVPIFTPDGKSLVFARTARTDEDGLYAAPLDGSRPPVRLWKTSGPAGETLPLAWTPEGDLLIGDTSKTRIRIRRLLLKGRWTGEAQAEDFTAGRGRLGVPAFSPDGRWVAYPSDESGQYEVYVAPYRDGRVGSPAVSVSHGQGYRPLWSADGKTLYFVAGDGTLKKARAGASPGVFLDPEPLFSPNDLGVLGALTSLRVWPQGGFLAAVRGEEEGEIRSLRVVSNWTRELRQRTQAAGVSEPR; encoded by the coding sequence ATGGCGGACCTTCCCTCAAAGATCGGACCCTACCCCGTCGAGGGCGAACTGGGCCGAGGCGGCATGGGCATCGTCTACCTGGCGCGGGACCCGAGGCTCGAGCGCCACGTGGCCATCAAGGCCCTCGACGACGAGGTGGCGGCGGATCCCGAACGGCGGGCCCGGTTCGAACGGGAGGCCCGCCTCCTGGCGGCCCTCAGCCACCCCAACGTGGCGGGGATCTACGGGATCGAGGAGCACGACGGTCGGATTTGCCTGGTTCTCGAGTACGTGGAAGGTCCCACCTTGTCCCAACGTCTCGAGGAGGGGCCGCTCCCCATTCCCGAGGCCATCGACGTGGCGCTCCAGGTGGCCGCCGGCGTGGCGGCCGCCCACGAGGCGGGCATCGTCCACCGGGACCTCAAGCCCGCGAACGTCAAGCTCACCCCGCAGGGTCAGGTGAAGGTGCTGGACTTCGGCCTCGCCAAGTCCTACGCCCCCGAGCCCACCTCGGGCTCGGACCCCAGCCGTTCGCCCACGGTGGCCTACGATGCCACCCGGGCCGGGCTCGTGCTGGGCACTGCGGGGTACATGAGCCCCGAGCAGGCCCGCGGGCGCCCCCTGGACCGCCGCACGGACCTGTGGGCCTTCGGGTGCATCCTCTTCGAGATGCTCACGGGCAAGCAGGCCTTCAAGGGCGAGACCATCTCCGACACCCTCGCCGCCGTGCTCCGGGGCGATCCCGAGTGGGAGGCCCTGCCCGAGCAGACGCCCGCGGCCCTCAAGCGCCTTCTCCGCCGATGCCTCGAGAAGGACCCGCGGCGCAGGCTGAGGGACGCCTCGGACGCGCGCATCGAACTCGAGGAAGCCCTGGCGGAGCCGCCGGGAACACCCGTCTCCGGCATGACGGCCGCCGCGCTCGCGGGCAAGCGCTGGCTCTCCCCTCGCGCCGCGGCGGGGGCGGCGGCCCTGCTCCTGACGGGGGCGGCCCTCGGTTCCGCGGCCCTCTTCGTCTTGTTGGAGCGACGGAGCGCGAAGGCCGCCGCCGTTCCCGTGACCAGCCTCTCCCTGGAGTTCCCGGAGGACCTTCGGGTCGGCTTCTCCGACGGATCGCCGGACGGACGCGCGCTCTTCATGCTGGCTTCCAAGCGTGAGCCGGGCGGCGGCGACGGTCCACGGGCCATGATCTACCGCAGGGACCTGGAGAGCTACAAGGTGAGAGCCCTTCCGGGCACGGAGGGGGCCCGCGCCTTCGCCGTCAGCCGCGACGGAAAGTGGATCTACGCGGCCCTCTACGCCTCGGGGGACGGGGCCGTGGGCCGCCTGGCGAGGCTTCCCGCGGACGGGAGCGCTCCTCCGGTGGTTTTCGGGACGTGGGAGGAGGGCTGGCGCCAGGTGGTGGCCCTGCCCGGGGGAGACCTCCTGGTCCTGAATCAGCAGGGAAACGAGATGGCTCGGATTTCCTCTCGGGACGGCCGCGCCCGCAAGGTCGCCCTGCGCATGGAGGGCTTCCGGGGATTCGTGCAGGCGCTGAGGCCCCTCCCACGGGAGGATCGCGCCTTCGCCAACCTGGTCGTGTACGCCGAAAACGGCTTCCGAACGGACGTGGGCATCGTGGACCTGGCCACCGGCGAGATGAAGGCCCTGCTCGAGGACGGAGGCAACCCGCGCTACCTGCCGGAGACGGGGCAACTCCTCTTCTCCCGCCGCGAAACCCTCCTGGCGGTTCCCTTCGACCCGGTCGCGCTGACGGTCACCGGGACCCCCGTGGCGCTCCTGGACGGCATGCGGACGGAGGCGACCTGGACGCCGGCGGCCTTTTTCGTCGGCGCCGACGGGACCCTGTTCTACGTGTCCGGCGGGAGGGCGGGGACCCGGCGAGGGCTCGTCCTCCTGGACGAGGCGGGACACGCCACCCCGTGGTCGGCCGAACGGCGGTCTCTCCAAGGGGCGCTGGCGATCTCCCCGGACGGGGAAACCCTCGCGGTCACCGTGACGAACGCCGAGAACATCGACGAGACCTTCCTCGCGGACCGGACCCGGCGCTCGCTGAGGCGATTCATGGCGATCCCCGGCGCCGACGTGGACGTGCCCATTTTCACGCCGGACGGAAAGTCCCTCGTCTTCGCCCGGACGGCCCGGACCGATGAGGACGGCCTCTACGCGGCGCCGCTGGACGGGTCCCGCCCGCCCGTCCGCCTGTGGAAGACCTCGGGTCCCGCCGGCGAGACCCTGCCCCTTGCCTGGACCCCCGAGGGGGACCTCCTAATCGGCGACACGTCCAAGACGCGGATCCGAATCCGGCGCCTTCTTCTGAAGGGGCGCTGGACGGGGGAGGCGCAGGCCGAGGACTTCACGGCGGGGCGGGGACGCCTCGGCGTGCCGGCCTTCTCGCCCGACGGCCGCTGGGTGGCGTACCCTTCGGACGAGTCGGGCCAGTACGAGGTCTACGTGGCTCCTTACCGGGACGGGCGTGTGGGTAGCCCTGCCGTTTCCGTGTCCCACGGGCAGGGGTACAGGCCCCTCTGGTCCGCCGACGGCAAGACCCTTTACTTTGTCGCGGGGGATGGGACGCTGAAGAAAGCGCGCGCGGGCGCCTCACCGGGCGTGTTTCTCGACCCGGAACCCCTCTTTTCCCCAAACGACCTCGGCGTGCTGGGCGCGCTGACCAGTCTGCGGGTCTGGCCCCAGGGAGGGTTCCTGGCCGCCGTGCGGGGCGAGGAGGAGGGGGAGATTCGGAGCCTCCGCGTCGTCTCCAACTGGACCCGGGAGTTACGGCAGAGGACCCAGGCGGCCGGGGTTTCGGAACCTCGATAG
- a CDS encoding FHA domain-containing protein, whose product MSEARRLKLHVAPPWGDPFERLLLTDFCVIGRSSRADVTVHDSALSREHARLCHREGEWFVEDLNSRNGTFLNGRAVDGPTKVGPGDLLAVGGTTVTLAEAAPPPRPVDLFAPGQSLFRPLAELIPEAASPPPPAGGGGDALTRYAERLRIMNEVHHALSGSCEQKELLNLILDRVFDHLKPQEGAIFLRGPGGEYTCAAQRTTASGPVVVSRHLVTEVGEKGLGALVLDAEHDARFAGAASIVAAGVRSLLAAPLMDASGPLGMIFLSSKVAVRSFTEEDLELLATLASAASLRIRNIQLARESAERRRLEDEISLARRIQLNLLPTRL is encoded by the coding sequence ATGTCCGAAGCGCGGAGGTTGAAGCTTCACGTGGCGCCGCCCTGGGGCGATCCCTTCGAGCGGCTCCTGCTGACCGATTTCTGCGTCATCGGCCGATCCAGCCGGGCCGACGTGACCGTACACGACAGCGCCCTGTCCCGCGAGCACGCCCGCCTCTGCCACAGGGAGGGCGAGTGGTTCGTGGAGGACCTCAACTCCCGGAACGGCACGTTCCTCAACGGGAGGGCCGTGGATGGCCCCACCAAGGTCGGCCCCGGGGACCTCCTGGCCGTGGGGGGCACAACCGTGACCCTTGCCGAGGCCGCCCCGCCGCCCCGTCCGGTGGATCTGTTCGCACCCGGGCAGTCCCTCTTCCGGCCGCTCGCGGAACTGATCCCCGAAGCGGCCTCGCCGCCTCCCCCGGCCGGAGGAGGCGGGGACGCGCTCACCCGGTACGCCGAACGGTTGAGGATCATGAACGAGGTCCACCACGCGCTCTCGGGATCCTGCGAACAGAAGGAGCTCCTCAATCTCATCCTGGATCGGGTCTTCGACCACCTGAAGCCCCAGGAGGGCGCCATCTTTCTGAGGGGCCCCGGAGGGGAGTACACCTGCGCGGCCCAACGGACCACGGCTTCGGGGCCGGTGGTCGTCTCCCGGCACCTCGTCACGGAGGTGGGGGAGAAGGGTCTGGGCGCCCTGGTTCTCGATGCCGAGCACGACGCCCGCTTCGCCGGGGCGGCCAGCATCGTCGCGGCCGGAGTGCGGAGCCTCCTCGCGGCGCCCCTCATGGACGCCTCGGGGCCCCTGGGGATGATCTTCCTTTCCTCCAAGGTGGCCGTGCGTTCCTTTACGGAGGAGGACCTGGAACTCCTGGCCACCCTGGCCTCAGCGGCCTCCCTGCGGATCCGGAACATCCAACTGGCCCGGGAGTCCGCCGAGCGCCGACGCCTCGAGGACGAGATCTCCCTCGCCCGGAGGATCCAACTGAACCTGCTGCCCACCCGCCT